The Tumebacillus sp. BK434 genome segment CGCCACCGGCGTCGTCAACGCCGACGCGCAGGCGGTGCGCCCGGTGCCGAACTACTACGCGAGCACGCTTACCACTGCGTCAAAAGGCACGCGGGTCGTGATCCTCGACGAAGAGATCGAATACAACACCTACAACTGGCAAAAAGGTCCGTTCACGCCCAATGAGATGATGAACATGATCAACCAAAACCAGGCCAGCGGCTATCCGACCGTCAGCGGGCCGGTCTACGATCTGCGCGTCACCAAGTGGGGCCAGGGCGATCATATGCTGGAGGTCAGCGCCAACGGCAAGCCGGTCACCGTGACCAACGCCGACTATTACCGCTACCTGTTCAACGACCTGTGGAGTACGCGGGCCACGATTGAGCAGCAAGGCACGTATACGGTGCAAAGCGCCAGCGGCGTGAAGAGCGAGTACCCGAACGCCAAGCTGCAAGGCCAAGAGCTGCACGTGGTCACCGCGTCAGGGACGGCGACGACGTCGATCAACGGGTCGAACGACCAGTTCGTCCTGCTCGGAGCCGGTGGCAAAAGCCGCGTTGTCACCAAGACTCAGTCCTACATCTTCCACGGCAACGGCTGGGGCCACGCGCTTGGCATGTCGCAGTGGGGCGCACACGGTGCTGCAGTCAACGGGTATACGTATGACAAGATTTTGAAACACTATTATCAAGGGGTTACCCTGACTGAAAAGCAATAAGCGAATACATAGGTGTTCGAAATAGATTTGAAAGGTGAACCACATCATGCGTGTTGAAGAATTTGATTTTCATTTGCCAGAGAAGCTGATCGCCCAGCATCCGCTGCTTGAGCGCACCGCATCCCGTTTGATGGCGCTGAACAAGCGGACGGGGGAGATCGGCCATCACCGCTTCTCCGACCTGATCGAATTTTTACAGCCGGGGGATGCGCTGATTCTCAACGACACGCGGGTGCTGCCGGCGCGCCTGTACGGGGTAAAATCCGACACGGGCGCCAAGGTCGAGTTTTTGCTGTTGAAAGAGCTGGAGCCTAACGTCTGGGAAGTGCTGGTGCGCCCCGGCAAGAAGCTGCGCGTCGGCGCTCAGGTCTCGTTTGGTGACGGTCTGCTCACAGCAGATGTGCTGGATACGACAGAAGAAGGCGGACGAATTGTCCGCTTTTCGTATGAGGGAATGTTCTACGAGATTCTCGACCGGCTCGGCCAGATGCCCCTGCCCCCGTACATCACCGAACAGCTCGAAGACCAGGAGCGCTACCAGACGGTGTTCTCCAAACACCGCGGCTCGGCAGCCGCTCCGACGGCAGGCCTGCATTTTACAAGCGAGTTCCTCGAGCAGATCGCTGCAAAAGGCGTTCGGATCGGTTTTGTGACCTTGCATGTCGGTCTTGGCACGTTCCGGCCGGTGTCGGCAGATACGCTCGATGAGCACAAGATGCACGCCGAGTGGTACCACCTGCCGCAGGTGACGGCCGATCTGATCCGCGAGACGAAAGCGGCGGGCCATCGCGTCATCGCCGTCGGCACCACCGCCTGCCGGACGCTGGAGACGGCCGGCCAAAAGGGCGAGATCAGGGAAGCGAGCGGCTGGACCGACATTTTTATCTATCCGGGCGTCGAATTCACCGTGGTCGACGCGCTGGTCACCAACTTCCACCTGCCGAAGTCGTCGCTGGTGATGCTCGTATCGGCGCTCGCCGGACGCGAAGCGGTGCTTCGCGCGTATGCGGAAGCTGTGCGGGAAGAGTACCGCTTCTTCTCGTTTGGCGACGCGATGTTCATTTATTGAGGAGGAACAAGTCAGCATGGCAGCAATCCGCTTTGAACTTTTGAAAACGGAAAAACATACAGGTGCGCGCCGCGGGCGCTTGCACACCCCGCACGGCGTGATCGAAACGCCGATCTTCATGCCGGTCGGCACGTTGGCGACCGTCAAGACCTTGAGCCCGGAAGAGCTGAAGCAGATCGGCGCGCAGATCATCTTGAGCAATACATACCACTTGTGGCTGCGTCCCGGCCACGACATCGTCAAAGAGGCGGGCGGCCTGCACAAGTTCATGAACTGGGACCGCCCGATCCTCACCGACAGCGGCGGCTTCCAGGTCTTTTCCTTGTCCGACCTGCGCAAGATCACCGAGGAAGGCGTACAGTTCCGCAATCATCTCAGCGGCGAGAAGCTGTTCCTGTCCCCGGAGAAAGCGATCGAGATCGAAAACGACCTCGGAGCCGACATCATCATGGCGTTCGACGAGTGCCCGCCGTACCCGGCCGACCGCCAATACCTGAAAGATTCGCTGGAGCGCACCACGCGTTGGGCGAAACGCTGCATCGCGGCGCACAAGCGTCCCGATGAGCAGGCTCTGTTTGGGATCATCCAGGGCGGGATGGACAAAGAGCTGCGCAGACAGAGCGCCGAAGAGCTGCTCGAACTCGATTTTCCGGGCTATGCGGTCGGCGGCTTGTCGGTCGGCGAGCCGAAAGAGATCATGAACGAAGTGCTGGAGTTCACCACGCCGCTGATGCCGAAAAACAAACCGCGCTACCTGATGGGCGTCGGCTCCCCGGACGACCTGTTCGAAGGCGTCATCCGCGGCATCGACATGTTCGACTGCGTGCTGCCGACCCGCATCGCCCGAAACGGCACCTGCATGACGTCGGTCGGCAAAGTGGTCGTGCGCAATGCCAACTATGCCCGCGATTACGGCCCGCTCGATCCGAACTGCGACTGCTACACCTGCAAGAACTACTCCCGGGCGTACATTCGCCATCTGATCAAATGCGACGAGACGTTCGGCATCCGCCTGACCTCGATTCACAACGTCCATTTCCTCGTCACGATGATGGACAATATTCGAAAAGCGATCGACGAAGACAGACTTTTAGAGTACAAGCATGCATTTTATGAGTCTTACGGCTATAATATGTAATGATAGATAGATTGGAGGGATAAGACAAAATGGAACTCTTGGGACAATTAGCACCGATTCTGTTGATCTTTGTGGTGTTCTGGCTGTTCATCATCCGCCCGCAGCAAAAGCGTCAGCGCGAGCGCACAGGCATGCTCAACGCAATTAAGAGCGGCGACCGCGTAATCACCATCGGCGGCCTGCACGCCACCGTGGCGGCGATCGATGAAAAGACGGTCGTCCTGAACGTTGGCGACACCAAGATGACGTTTGAGCGCTCTGCGGTCAACCACATCGTCAAGGAAGACTAATACCGGCCGATACATAAAAAGCCTCCTCGCAGTTCGAGGGGGCTTTGTTCATATTACCTGCTAAGTTACTTGCGCAGGTTGACGCCGATCATCCCACCGAATCCGCCAACGAGCATCATCAGCAGGTCCTGGAACACCGTGTTCATGCTGAACACCGGACCGGTGACGACAACGAGGCCGAGCAGGGTGATGATCACCGCATACGACAGGCCGGTCAAGCCGCCGAAATACCAGCCGCGATTGCCGGCCTGGCGTGCGGCAAGCATTGAGCCGACCAGTACCGACACCATGTTCAGCACATAGGTGATCGAGGAGAGATTGGCTTCGGCGACCGAAGTCCAGCCCATGACGAACGTCGTGATCAGGATCGAAGCAAATGCGGTGATAAACGATGCGATCAGACCATACAGCACGGGCATGCCCCAAAAATTCGGCGCATACTCCGCGAGCGGTTTGCTTTTCATAAGACGTGCACCTCCTAGTCCCATTTTGTCGTTCTATGTATATTCGCTTGTACCAGCGGACATGATGGAAAGTGACCGAAGTCGCAGCAAGAGTCTCAGCATCGGATGAAGATTCTTCACAGCCGTACAGCCAGCAGCTTTCGCAGCACTCGGCAAAGCCCCCGTCTCCCAGCGGGGGCTTTTTTAACGCTTGTGAAAATTCCTTTAGCAGAACGAGAAGGATTCTTCGAACTTTTAGTGAACTATCTTACCTACAGTTTTTGTATCGGGTGATGGAGGAGTGGTTGAATGTGAGATTGACAGCGGTGAAACTGTATCAGTATGCAGTGCTCGCTCTTGCCGCATATTTGTTCCTGACAGCAGCTTTTGACCACTATGATTCGTTTCTCCGTCCGCAATTGATCCTTTTGCTCCTGCTCTACCTGCTCGTGGAGTCGATCCAGATTCCGCTTGGGAGCGGCTACGGGTCGCTGACGTATGGGGTCACGCTGGCCACGATGATGTTGTTCGGCCCGCACGTGGCCGCTCCGCTCCTCACCATCGCGGTGGTCGTAGCGCCGCTGATCAAGCGCAGGTTCCGAGGTACGCTGCTCCATTTGTTTAACGGTGCGCAGCATGCTGTCAGCGCGTTTGCCGCGTATGGCGTGTTCTTGTGGCTCGGCGGCGGTGCAACCCGGCTGACCGGATTGGGCGAAACGCTCGATTACTTGATCTTGCTGCCGATGACGCTGACGTATATGCTGATGAACCATCTTCTCGTCCAGATCTTTTTTATCCTTCGCCGCGACGAAGTGACGCCGCGCGATTTCCTGAGAATTTTTGTTTCCGACTCGATGAACTTCCTGATCTGCCTTCCCTTTGCCGTGTTTATTCTGGCGTTTGACGGGGATGCGCCTTCGCTGCTCCTGATGATGATCCCGCTCGTGCTGTTCGGGCAGGTCATGAAGCTGTACCGCAAGATCAAATTGACCCACAAGGCGCATGAAGTGGTGCACCGTCTGCAGAGCGAATTCGATCTGCAAAATATCTCGCGCACGATCACCGAATCGGTGCGCAAACTGACCCCGTCCGTGTCGGCCGCCCTGTGGGTGATCGAAGATGAGCGGGTGAAGCCGGTCTGGATCGACGGCAAGCAACACCCGGAACTGATGCCCCAGGAAGGATATTGCCTGTCTGCAGGCAGCATCACTTCGCTCGCTGTGAAAAGCAAGCAGGTTGAGTCGGTGCCGAACACGTTGAAAGACAAGCGGATCACCGAGAAATACGAAGAGTTCAAGTCGTTCCTCGCCGTGCCGCTGAAAGCGCGCGACAAGGTGGTCGGCGTCCTGACCTGTTACGGTGCGCGCACCTACGCGTTTACCGAAGAGCAGATCGAGCTGATCACCGTCCTCGCCGCCCAGGTCGGCGTGCTGATCGAAAACGCATCGCTCTACCGGGAGCTGCAGGAGGCGTCGCTCCGCGACCCGGGTACAGGGCTTTACAACTACCGCTATTTCTATCAGGAGCTGTCCCGCCGCTTTGAGCTGGCCAAGGCGGAAGTTCGGCCGATGTCGATCGCGATCCTCGACATCGACCATTTCAAGAAATACAACGATACGTACGGCCATGTCGTCGGTGATGAAGTGCTGCGCCAAGTCGCGCAGGTGATCCAGAAGAATGTCGGCAAGCAGGGCGTGGTGGCCCGCTACGGCGGCGAAGAGTTTGCGCTTTTGCTCGACGTGCCGCTGGTCGAAGCGGAAGGCATCGTCGAAGGCATTCGCAGCGAATTGCATTTTCATAAGTTTCAATACCAAGGCTATACCGTACAGGGCGTGACCGTCTCCGTCGGTGTGGCGAGCTATCCGGACCACGATCAGAACGAGAAAGAACTGCTGGAAAAAGCGGACCAGGCGATGTACTGGGGCGCCAAGCAGCGCGGTCGGGACAAGGTCGCCATCTACACGCCCGATCTTGACACCCATCTGTTCGTCGACAAGCTGACCGGCCTGTACACCTACCACTACTTGCGGATCAAGCTGGTCGAAGAGCTGATGACCCAGAGCCGGGAGAGCGGCGAATCGTTCGCCATGATCTTCCTGAACATCGCCGAGTTCACGAAAATCAACCGGACCTTTGGCTTCGAAGTCGGCAACATGGTCTTGCGCGAAGTGGCAGTCTTGATCAAAGAAAACGTGCGCCACGATGAGATCGCGGCGCGCTACGGCGGCGATGAATTTATGCTGCTCGTGCCGCGGGTGAGCCGGGATGAGGCGCTGCGCATTCAGGAACGTCTGCAAAAAGCGATCTCCTGCCACAAGTTCAAAGTCGGCGACAACGTGCTGGTGCGCGTCGTCTCGCGGGCGGATGTGATCGTCTTCCCCGATGACGTCTCCGAAGGACAACAGCTGGTCTCGCGCATCGCCGAGATGTTTTTGCGGCTTTCCTCCAGCTGGCTGGAGCAACAGCAGAAAGCATAAAGAGCATCCCCTCCGGGTATGGAGGGGATGCTTTTGTTCATACTAGCAACAGAGTACGTATGTGCGAAAGGAGGAACAGGGTTGGAACAGATCTGGGGGCTGCTCTTGCGCATTACGTTGTTTTACTTTGTCACCCTCATCTCGATGCGCCTGATGGGCAAGCGGGAGATCGGTAAGCTCTCGATATTCGACCTCGTCATCTCGGTCATGATCGCCGAAGTCTCAGCGACGTCCCTGATGGACCATCAGATTAAGATCGGCGAGGGGGTGCTGGTCATCGGCACGCTCGTCATGCTGCAGATCGGCATGTCGTGGCTGACGTTAAAATCGCTCACGATGCGCAACCTGTTCGAGGGGCAGCCGACCTTGCTGATCGCCAACGGCAAGATCCGCGATGATGAAATGCGCCGCACCAGATACTCGATCAGCGACCTGATGACCCAGCTGCGCGAAAAAGATGTGGCGTCCGTCTCCGATGTGGAATTTGCCATCCTGGAGACGAGCGGCAAGCTCAGCGTGTTCCCGAAAGCGGAAAAACGGCCGTTGACCCCGGAGGACATCGGCCTGTCGGTGCCGCGTACCGGGCTGCCGATGCCGCTGATCGTGGACGGGAATGTGATGGATGAGAATCTGGAGCGGATCGGCAAGACCCGATTCTGGCTGAAAAACGAGCTGCAGAAAGCCGGGTACCACGAATTGAGAAGAGTGTTCTACTGCTCGATCGACAACCAGGGAGCGCTGTTCGTCGATACGTTCGAGGACAGTTGAAGAAAACCGTCTCAGCTCCTGAGACGGTTTTTCGCTAGCGGAAAAATGGCACGAGCCGCAAAATCCCGGCGAGCGGCTTGCCGACTTTGGGCAGTCTGGAGACGGTGTGCAGCGTCACCACGCCCATCATGTTCAAGACGAAGAAGTACAGGGCGAACCCGGAGATCGTGCCATAGGTGACCAGCCAGACGTCGCTGAGGTGCGTGAAGCTGCGGAATTCGAGCAGCCAGACGCTGAGCAGCGAGGTGGAGATGAGAATTTTCACGGTCTCGACGAGGTTGACGTAAAAGCCGAGCAAGCGAGTCACCGACAAGAAATGCAGGATGGTGACGACGGCAACCGAGATGACGACCGACCAGGCGACGCCTGCGATGCCGTACGCCGGATTGGAGACGAGGTAATAGATGATCCCGAGTTTCAGGATCGAGCCGACGATCGAGTTGCGCATCGCCACCCCGGCCCGGTTCAGCCCCTGCAAGATCCCGGAGAGCGGCCCTTGCAGGTAGAGCAGGAAGCCGACGGGCGCCATGATCGCGAGGATCGGCCCCACTGCTTTGTCATTAAAGATCGCGTGGGACAGTTCGGTCGCATACAAGGTGAGAATCGCCGAGGTCGGGAAGCCGATCAAGGCGGTCAAGCGAAAGGCCTGATAGAGCCTGCGCTGCACGACCAACTGATCGCCCGCCGCCACCGCTTCGGAGATCGAGGGGACGAGCGTGGTCTGCAGCGAGTAGGTGAAGACGGTCGGCAGCACCAGCAGCGAGATCGCCATCCCGGAGTACTGCCCGTACAGCGTGGTCGCAACGGCGGCGGAGAGCCCGGTCATCACCAGACAGCGAGTGACGAGGATCGGCTCCAGCGTATAGGCGATCGAACCGACGATGCGTGACAACGTGACCGGCATCGCGATCTCCAGCACTGAGGAGAGCATCTTGCGAAACGGTTCCAGCGGCTTGTTCGAGGGGACGTGCGGCATCTTGCGCAGCGAATAGCGGGAGTAGTAGACATAGACCAGATAGAGCAGGCCGACCAGTTCTCCGATCACCATGCCGATCATCGCCCCGGCGGCTGCATATTCGAGGCCGTACGGGAGCAGATAGGTGGCGAAGACCAGCACCGCGCCGATGCGGGCGATCTGCTCGAGAATCGAGCCGACCGCGTTGGGCGTCATGTTCTGCAGGCCTTGGAAGTAGCCCCGCAGGATCGAGGAGATGGCGATGATCACGATGATCGGCGCCATGGCGAGCAGCGTGTAGTAGGCGCGGGGGTCGGTCAGGACGTTGGTGGTGATCCAAGGCGCCAAGACGAGCATCAAGGCGGTGAAGATGACCGACAGCGTGATCACCGCCTTCATTGATACGGTGACGATCCGCTTGACGCGCCGCGTATCTTCCTCGACCAGCGCTTCGGCGACCAGCTTGGAGATCGCGATCGGCAGACCGGCCGTCGTCAGCGTGATCAGGAACATCAAGATCGGGAACACAGTATAAAACAAACCGATGCCCTCGGCTCCGATCAACCGGGAGAGGAAGATCTTGTAGACAAAGCCGAGGACGCGGGTCACGAGACTGGCAGCGACGAGGATGACAGCTCCTTTTAAAAAGGATTGTTTGCTCAAGGGGTCCCTCTCCTTCTCCGTACAGGTTGTCTTCTTCTTCACTTCTATGCCGGACATGCAGGGAGTAGTCCAAAAAGAGGATTTGCGGGACCCGGTCACGAATTGTTCACGCACAGATCAAGAGGGAGGAGGGCGCACAGATGATGGAAGAGCAGACCGAGCACACAGCGCCTATCATGGAGGAAGCGGAATTGAATGAGGTTGTGCGCAAGCTTTGTATCAGCAAAGCGGAAGAGTTGAACCTGCACGGCTACGAACAGGTGACCGGCGAGGATGTCTGGGAGTGTGTGTCCGGCAAGTACAAGCGCGGCCTTCCTCCCTTGCATCAGCTGGTCAACGACGTCTTGTCGCTCAAAGCGCACACGTTCATGAACTGGCTGATGGTGCGCACCTTAAAAGGCGACCAAGCATAGAAAATCCTCCCA includes the following:
- the yajC gene encoding preprotein translocase subunit YajC translates to MELLGQLAPILLIFVVFWLFIIRPQQKRQRERTGMLNAIKSGDRVITIGGLHATVAAIDEKTVVLNVGDTKMTFERSAVNHIVKED
- a CDS encoding post-transcriptional regulator, with the translated sequence MEEQTEHTAPIMEEAELNEVVRKLCISKAEELNLHGYEQVTGEDVWECVSGKYKRGLPPLHQLVNDVLSLKAHTFMNWLMVRTLKGDQA
- the tgt gene encoding tRNA guanosine(34) transglycosylase Tgt; translated protein: MAAIRFELLKTEKHTGARRGRLHTPHGVIETPIFMPVGTLATVKTLSPEELKQIGAQIILSNTYHLWLRPGHDIVKEAGGLHKFMNWDRPILTDSGGFQVFSLSDLRKITEEGVQFRNHLSGEKLFLSPEKAIEIENDLGADIIMAFDECPPYPADRQYLKDSLERTTRWAKRCIAAHKRPDEQALFGIIQGGMDKELRRQSAEELLELDFPGYAVGGLSVGEPKEIMNEVLEFTTPLMPKNKPRYLMGVGSPDDLFEGVIRGIDMFDCVLPTRIARNGTCMTSVGKVVVRNANYARDYGPLDPNCDCYTCKNYSRAYIRHLIKCDETFGIRLTSIHNVHFLVTMMDNIRKAIDEDRLLEYKHAFYESYGYNM
- the queA gene encoding tRNA preQ1(34) S-adenosylmethionine ribosyltransferase-isomerase QueA, translating into MRVEEFDFHLPEKLIAQHPLLERTASRLMALNKRTGEIGHHRFSDLIEFLQPGDALILNDTRVLPARLYGVKSDTGAKVEFLLLKELEPNVWEVLVRPGKKLRVGAQVSFGDGLLTADVLDTTEEGGRIVRFSYEGMFYEILDRLGQMPLPPYITEQLEDQERYQTVFSKHRGSAAAPTAGLHFTSEFLEQIAAKGVRIGFVTLHVGLGTFRPVSADTLDEHKMHAEWYHLPQVTADLIRETKAAGHRVIAVGTTACRTLETAGQKGEIREASGWTDIFIYPGVEFTVVDALVTNFHLPKSSLVMLVSALAGREAVLRAYAEAVREEYRFFSFGDAMFIY
- the spoVB gene encoding stage V sporulation protein B, with translation MSKQSFLKGAVILVAASLVTRVLGFVYKIFLSRLIGAEGIGLFYTVFPILMFLITLTTAGLPIAISKLVAEALVEEDTRRVKRIVTVSMKAVITLSVIFTALMLVLAPWITTNVLTDPRAYYTLLAMAPIIVIIAISSILRGYFQGLQNMTPNAVGSILEQIARIGAVLVFATYLLPYGLEYAAAGAMIGMVIGELVGLLYLVYVYYSRYSLRKMPHVPSNKPLEPFRKMLSSVLEIAMPVTLSRIVGSIAYTLEPILVTRCLVMTGLSAAVATTLYGQYSGMAISLLVLPTVFTYSLQTTLVPSISEAVAAGDQLVVQRRLYQAFRLTALIGFPTSAILTLYATELSHAIFNDKAVGPILAIMAPVGFLLYLQGPLSGILQGLNRAGVAMRNSIVGSILKLGIIYYLVSNPAYGIAGVAWSVVISVAVVTILHFLSVTRLLGFYVNLVETVKILISTSLLSVWLLEFRSFTHLSDVWLVTYGTISGFALYFFVLNMMGVVTLHTVSRLPKVGKPLAGILRLVPFFR
- a CDS encoding DUF421 domain-containing protein, which encodes MEQIWGLLLRITLFYFVTLISMRLMGKREIGKLSIFDLVISVMIAEVSATSLMDHQIKIGEGVLVIGTLVMLQIGMSWLTLKSLTMRNLFEGQPTLLIANGKIRDDEMRRTRYSISDLMTQLREKDVASVSDVEFAILETSGKLSVFPKAEKRPLTPEDIGLSVPRTGLPMPLIVDGNVMDENLERIGKTRFWLKNELQKAGYHELRRVFYCSIDNQGALFVDTFEDS
- a CDS encoding sensor domain-containing diguanylate cyclase, producing MRLTAVKLYQYAVLALAAYLFLTAAFDHYDSFLRPQLILLLLLYLLVESIQIPLGSGYGSLTYGVTLATMMLFGPHVAAPLLTIAVVVAPLIKRRFRGTLLHLFNGAQHAVSAFAAYGVFLWLGGGATRLTGLGETLDYLILLPMTLTYMLMNHLLVQIFFILRRDEVTPRDFLRIFVSDSMNFLICLPFAVFILAFDGDAPSLLLMMIPLVLFGQVMKLYRKIKLTHKAHEVVHRLQSEFDLQNISRTITESVRKLTPSVSAALWVIEDERVKPVWIDGKQHPELMPQEGYCLSAGSITSLAVKSKQVESVPNTLKDKRITEKYEEFKSFLAVPLKARDKVVGVLTCYGARTYAFTEEQIELITVLAAQVGVLIENASLYRELQEASLRDPGTGLYNYRYFYQELSRRFELAKAEVRPMSIAILDIDHFKKYNDTYGHVVGDEVLRQVAQVIQKNVGKQGVVARYGGEEFALLLDVPLVEAEGIVEGIRSELHFHKFQYQGYTVQGVTVSVGVASYPDHDQNEKELLEKADQAMYWGAKQRGRDKVAIYTPDLDTHLFVDKLTGLYTYHYLRIKLVEELMTQSRESGESFAMIFLNIAEFTKINRTFGFEVGNMVLREVAVLIKENVRHDEIAARYGGDEFMLLVPRVSRDEALRIQERLQKAISCHKFKVGDNVLVRVVSRADVIVFPDDVSEGQQLVSRIAEMFLRLSSSWLEQQQKA
- a CDS encoding TIGR04086 family membrane protein translates to MKSKPLAEYAPNFWGMPVLYGLIASFITAFASILITTFVMGWTSVAEANLSSITYVLNMVSVLVGSMLAARQAGNRGWYFGGLTGLSYAVIITLLGLVVVTGPVFSMNTVFQDLLMMLVGGFGGMIGVNLRK